In one Bradyrhizobium sp. 4 genomic region, the following are encoded:
- a CDS encoding tetratricopeptide repeat protein, producing the protein MNSRVSWSVDGIDPSVRERAEAAARRAGMSLNDWLNSTLGETAPPNFRGLYDQRPQAQHVPSQLPSHVPSQESREVADIHQRLDAITQQIERISKPAPRQDPSRQDTPRQDVSREQGVARQLNDAISRLDARLSQISKPQQAPAPRQAPVETRQRQADAVERAAAQVYRSSPPLSPASFDVAVAEITARQSELDGFTPRQMPPRAAPSIAPAAAPYAPPAPPAYAPPPPQPGPDFSALERHLLKITSQIESLQRPDNTEQAINTFRSELADIRNAITEAMPRRAIESIENEIRSLHRRIDETRSNGTDGQVLSGIEHALSEIKQVLRTLTPAEQLTGYDEAIRNLGAKLDLILRANDDPSTVRQLEGAISALRGIVSNVASNEALARLSDDVQLLSSKVDQVTRASGQGDSFAVLEQRIAALTAALETRERPQPSESSEQLESAIRALSDRFDRMQVGNDSASTFAHLEQRVSYLLERLEAAADPRNGNFSRVEDGLHDILRHLERQQATYSALAESRNSTPPADSGMVDLVKRELSDIRFSQAETNRTTQDSLEAVHNALGHVVDRLSMIEGDLRNVRTAPPAPAPQPMPMPMAAPMEPAPMAREPRPQPQQHPKYDPKPELPNPAAAQAAHAAFAAAPREFHAAAPAAPPPMPMAPPVPPRAISEILEPHTAPTRAALAPELPPDHPLEPGTRPGARIATPSERIAASESAISEIPAAPKEPVSSSSFIAAARRAAQAAAAQPPEKTGRAAKASAGGAKDKGKASDKDGGSTITSKIRSLLVGASVVVIVLGTFKMAMNLLDGSSSSPSPQAMENSSPAPAPQAPPPVENKPATPEQVTPSMTSPTPIGRQSQNNAAPAAANSGNSASVEIPPVPAAAPQPASSDVTGALSGTSRAKLAMIQVPPTEKLPDGIGGPGLRTAAMKGDATAAYEIGVRFAESKGVAANYEEAAKWYDRAAQAGVVPATFRLGTLYEKGLGVKKDADIARRYYTQAAERGNAKAMHNLAVLDADGGGRGANYKSAALWFRKAADRGVADSQFNLGILYARGIGVEQNLAESYKWFTLAAAQGDADAATKRDDVAKRLDPQSLAAAKLAIQTFSAEPQPDDAVNVAAPNGGWDSAPQANAKPAPKPVAAKRAASAMH; encoded by the coding sequence ATGAATTCGCGCGTATCGTGGAGTGTTGACGGCATCGATCCATCCGTCCGGGAGCGGGCCGAAGCTGCTGCGCGTCGCGCCGGAATGTCACTCAACGATTGGCTGAACTCCACGCTCGGCGAGACCGCCCCGCCGAACTTTCGCGGACTTTACGACCAGCGTCCGCAAGCCCAGCACGTTCCGAGTCAACTGCCGAGTCACGTGCCGAGCCAGGAAAGCCGCGAAGTCGCCGACATCCACCAGCGGCTCGACGCCATCACCCAGCAGATCGAACGGATTTCAAAGCCGGCGCCGCGCCAAGATCCTTCGCGGCAAGACACTCCGCGGCAAGACGTTTCGCGCGAGCAGGGCGTTGCGCGCCAGCTCAACGACGCGATCTCACGGCTCGATGCAAGGCTGTCGCAAATTTCGAAGCCGCAGCAGGCTCCGGCACCGCGACAGGCCCCCGTTGAAACGCGCCAGCGCCAGGCCGATGCGGTCGAGCGCGCGGCAGCGCAGGTCTATCGCAGCTCACCGCCCCTGAGCCCCGCTTCGTTCGACGTCGCGGTCGCCGAGATCACGGCACGGCAGAGCGAGCTCGACGGCTTTACGCCCAGGCAGATGCCGCCGCGCGCCGCGCCCTCGATCGCGCCTGCGGCAGCTCCTTACGCGCCCCCCGCGCCGCCTGCCTACGCTCCACCGCCACCGCAGCCGGGGCCGGATTTCTCTGCGCTCGAGCGCCATCTGCTCAAGATCACGAGCCAGATCGAATCGCTGCAGCGCCCTGACAATACCGAGCAGGCGATCAACACGTTCCGCAGCGAGCTTGCGGATATCCGCAACGCCATCACCGAGGCAATGCCGCGCCGCGCGATCGAATCGATCGAGAACGAGATCCGCTCGCTGCATCGGCGCATCGACGAGACCCGCTCCAACGGCACCGACGGTCAGGTCCTGTCCGGCATCGAGCACGCGCTGTCCGAGATCAAGCAGGTGCTCCGCACGCTGACCCCGGCCGAGCAGCTCACCGGCTATGACGAGGCGATCCGCAATCTCGGCGCCAAGCTCGATCTGATCCTGCGCGCCAATGACGATCCCTCGACGGTCCGCCAGCTCGAAGGCGCGATCTCGGCGCTGCGCGGCATCGTCTCCAACGTCGCCTCCAACGAAGCGCTGGCACGGCTCTCGGACGACGTGCAGCTGCTGTCGTCCAAGGTCGACCAGGTCACCCGTGCGTCCGGCCAGGGCGACAGTTTTGCGGTGCTGGAGCAGCGCATCGCGGCGCTCACCGCCGCTCTGGAAACGCGCGAGCGCCCTCAGCCATCCGAGAGCAGCGAGCAGCTCGAAAGCGCGATCCGCGCCCTGTCCGACCGTTTCGACCGCATGCAGGTCGGCAACGACTCGGCTTCGACCTTTGCTCATCTTGAACAGCGGGTCTCGTATCTGCTGGAGCGGCTCGAGGCCGCCGCCGATCCGCGCAACGGCAATTTCAGCCGCGTCGAGGACGGGCTGCACGACATCCTGCGCCACCTGGAGCGGCAGCAGGCGACCTATTCCGCGCTCGCCGAGAGCCGCAACTCCACGCCGCCTGCCGATTCCGGCATGGTCGATCTCGTCAAGCGCGAGCTCTCCGACATCCGCTTCAGCCAGGCCGAGACCAACCGGACCACCCAGGATTCGCTGGAGGCCGTCCACAACGCCCTTGGCCACGTCGTCGATCGTCTCTCGATGATCGAGGGCGATCTTCGCAATGTGCGCACCGCGCCGCCCGCCCCTGCGCCGCAGCCGATGCCGATGCCGATGGCCGCTCCCATGGAGCCCGCGCCGATGGCGCGCGAGCCACGGCCGCAGCCACAGCAGCACCCGAAATACGATCCGAAGCCCGAGTTGCCCAACCCGGCCGCCGCGCAGGCGGCGCACGCCGCCTTCGCCGCCGCGCCGCGCGAATTCCATGCCGCCGCGCCGGCAGCGCCGCCGCCGATGCCGATGGCGCCGCCGGTTCCGCCACGCGCGATCAGCGAAATCCTGGAGCCGCATACGGCGCCCACGCGCGCCGCGCTTGCGCCCGAACTGCCGCCGGATCATCCGCTCGAGCCGGGCACAAGGCCGGGTGCACGCATCGCCACGCCGTCGGAGCGCATTGCTGCGTCCGAAAGCGCGATCAGCGAAATCCCGGCCGCGCCCAAGGAGCCGGTGTCGTCGTCGAGCTTCATCGCGGCCGCGCGCCGCGCAGCGCAAGCCGCCGCCGCGCAGCCACCCGAGAAAACAGGCCGGGCCGCCAAGGCGTCTGCCGGCGGCGCAAAGGACAAGGGTAAGGCCAGCGATAAGGATGGCGGTTCGACCATCACCTCGAAGATCCGCTCGCTGCTGGTCGGCGCGAGCGTGGTCGTGATCGTGCTCGGCACCTTCAAGATGGCGATGAACCTGCTCGATGGCAGCAGCTCGTCACCGTCGCCGCAGGCGATGGAGAATTCGTCGCCCGCACCCGCGCCGCAGGCACCGCCGCCGGTCGAGAACAAGCCCGCCACGCCCGAGCAGGTCACGCCGTCAATGACCTCGCCGACCCCGATCGGCCGGCAATCCCAGAACAATGCCGCGCCTGCTGCCGCCAATTCTGGCAACTCGGCCTCGGTCGAAATTCCGCCGGTGCCTGCCGCAGCGCCGCAGCCGGCCTCCAGCGACGTCACCGGCGCGCTGTCGGGCACGAGCCGCGCGAAACTCGCGATGATCCAGGTGCCGCCGACCGAAAAGCTGCCTGACGGCATCGGTGGCCCCGGCTTGCGTACCGCCGCGATGAAGGGCGATGCGACCGCGGCCTACGAGATCGGCGTACGCTTTGCCGAGAGCAAGGGCGTGGCTGCAAACTATGAAGAAGCCGCCAAATGGTACGACCGCGCGGCGCAGGCCGGCGTCGTACCCGCGACCTTCCGCCTCGGGACACTCTACGAAAAGGGTCTCGGCGTGAAGAAGGACGCCGACATCGCCCGCCGCTACTACACGCAGGCGGCCGAGCGCGGCAACGCCAAGGCGATGCACAATCTCGCGGTGCTCGACGCCGATGGCGGCGGACGCGGCGCCAACTACAAGAGCGCGGCACTGTGGTTCCGCAAGGCCGCCGACCGCGGCGTCGCCGACAGCCAGTTCAACCTCGGCATCCTCTATGCCCGCGGCATCGGGGTGGAGCAGAACCTCGCCGAGTCCTACAAATGGTTCACCCTCGCCGCCGCCCAGGGCGATGCGGACGCAGCAACCAAGCGCGATGATGTTGCCAAGCGGCTCGACCCTCAATCGCTCGCCGCTGCCAAGCTCGCGATCCAGACCTTCAGCGCCGAGCCGCAGCCCGACGACGCCGTCAATGTTGCGGCCCCGAACGGCGGCTGGGACAGCGCGCCGCAGGCCAACGCGAAGCCTGCGCCGAAGCCGGTTGCCGCCAAGCGCGCGGCGTCGGCGATGCATTGA
- a CDS encoding PadR family transcriptional regulator — MALGDAILACLTERPMTGYELAKTFDSSIGFFWKADHQQIYRELSKLRDRGYIQGREVVQTGKPNKLIYTLTPEGRTALRHWAARPSTPPSIKDDLLVRLHALDSIGLEPMRTDLMARLEHHRDRHENYERILKKRFPEGAASGVLDLGNLLLLQLGARHEQMVADFCEEALEALSAMSAGGTVVPLEEGKREGKG; from the coding sequence ATGGCACTCGGCGACGCAATCCTCGCATGCCTGACGGAACGTCCGATGACGGGCTACGAGCTCGCCAAGACATTCGATTCCTCGATCGGCTTCTTCTGGAAGGCCGACCACCAGCAAATCTACCGCGAGCTCTCCAAGTTGCGCGACCGCGGCTACATCCAGGGCCGCGAGGTCGTGCAGACAGGCAAGCCCAACAAGCTGATCTATACGCTGACTCCGGAGGGCCGAACAGCGCTGCGGCACTGGGCCGCGCGCCCAAGCACGCCCCCCTCCATCAAGGACGACCTCCTGGTGCGGCTGCATGCGCTGGACAGTATCGGCCTCGAGCCCATGCGCACCGACCTGATGGCCCGGCTCGAGCACCACCGCGATCGCCACGAGAACTACGAGCGCATCCTGAAGAAGCGCTTTCCGGAAGGGGCAGCCTCCGGCGTGCTCGACCTCGGTAACCTGCTGCTGCTTCAGCTCGGCGCCCGGCACGAGCAGATGGTGGCCGATTTCTGCGAAGAGGCGCTCGAGGCCCTGTCGGCAATGAGCGCAGGGGGCACCGTGGTGCCGCTGGAGGAAGGCAAGCGCGAGGGCAAGGGCTGA
- a CDS encoding acyl-CoA dehydrogenase C-terminal domain-containing protein: MPIYKAPVEDVNFLLNDVFQIDRYDNLAGFSDASSDVREAILGEAAKLAEEVLQPLNRIGDLEGCKRADDGSVTTPKGFKDAFKQVAEGGWLGLSAPTEFGGQGLPVTLSQAVNEFQISANMAFSMYGGLTMGATAALIVHGTPEQKQTYVPKMVAGEWTGTMNLTEPHCGTDLGMLRTKAVRQADGSFKITGTKIFISAGEHDLAPNIIHLVLARVEGAPAGIKGVSLFVVPKFLVNADGSVGARNGVVCGSIEHKMGIHGNSTCVMNYDNAVGWLIGEENKGMQGMFVMMNEARLGVAVQGLAQSEVAYQNAVAYARDRIQGRSLTGAKAPDKPADPIIVHPDVRRTLLSIRSFNEAARAFVMWTALKSDVAHRSEDPKDRQAADDHMGLMTPVLKGFLTDYGFANAVQAQQMYGGHGYIAEQGMEQFVRDARIAMIYEGANGIQALDLVGRKLPRDGGRAIMAFFGEVMAFAKENGGDEAMKPYVTPLSASLGHLQQATTWLMQNAMAKPDNAGAAATDYLNLFGFVALGYMWAKMAKVTQAKIAESGATPYLSTKLVTGRFFMERMLPETAANLARIQAGCATIMELPAEAF; this comes from the coding sequence ATGCCGATCTACAAAGCCCCCGTCGAAGACGTGAACTTCCTGCTCAACGACGTCTTCCAGATCGACCGCTACGACAATCTGGCCGGCTTCTCCGATGCGTCGAGCGACGTGCGCGAAGCCATTCTCGGCGAAGCTGCCAAGCTCGCCGAAGAGGTGCTGCAGCCGCTCAACCGCATCGGCGATCTCGAGGGCTGCAAGCGCGCCGATGACGGCAGCGTCACCACGCCGAAGGGCTTCAAGGACGCGTTCAAGCAGGTCGCCGAGGGCGGCTGGCTCGGCCTGTCGGCGCCGACCGAGTTCGGCGGCCAGGGCCTGCCGGTGACGCTCTCCCAGGCGGTCAACGAATTCCAGATCTCCGCCAACATGGCGTTCTCGATGTATGGCGGCCTCACCATGGGCGCGACCGCGGCGCTGATCGTCCACGGCACGCCGGAGCAGAAGCAGACCTACGTGCCGAAGATGGTGGCGGGCGAGTGGACCGGCACCATGAACCTGACCGAGCCGCATTGCGGCACCGATCTCGGCATGCTCCGCACCAAGGCGGTGCGGCAGGCCGACGGCAGCTTCAAGATCACGGGCACCAAGATCTTCATTTCGGCAGGTGAGCATGACCTCGCCCCCAACATCATCCACCTCGTGCTCGCCCGCGTCGAGGGCGCGCCCGCCGGCATCAAGGGCGTGTCGCTGTTCGTGGTGCCGAAATTCCTCGTCAATGCCGATGGCTCGGTCGGCGCACGCAATGGCGTGGTCTGCGGCTCGATCGAGCACAAGATGGGCATCCACGGCAATTCCACCTGCGTGATGAACTACGACAACGCCGTGGGCTGGCTGATCGGTGAAGAGAACAAGGGCATGCAGGGCATGTTCGTGATGATGAACGAGGCCCGCCTCGGCGTCGCCGTGCAGGGTCTCGCGCAATCGGAAGTGGCCTATCAGAACGCGGTTGCCTATGCCCGCGATCGCATCCAGGGCCGTTCGCTCACCGGTGCCAAGGCGCCCGACAAGCCGGCCGATCCGATCATCGTCCATCCCGACGTGCGCCGCACGCTGCTGTCGATCCGCTCCTTCAACGAGGCCGCGCGCGCCTTCGTGATGTGGACCGCGCTGAAGAGCGACGTCGCCCATCGCTCCGAGGATCCCAAGGACCGCCAGGCCGCCGACGATCACATGGGCCTGATGACGCCGGTGCTGAAGGGTTTCCTCACCGACTACGGCTTCGCCAATGCGGTGCAGGCGCAGCAGATGTATGGCGGCCACGGCTACATCGCCGAGCAGGGCATGGAGCAGTTCGTGCGCGATGCCCGCATCGCCATGATCTACGAAGGCGCCAACGGCATCCAGGCGCTCGACCTCGTCGGCCGCAAGCTGCCGCGCGACGGCGGCCGCGCCATCATGGCGTTCTTCGGCGAGGTCATGGCCTTCGCCAAGGAGAACGGCGGCGACGAGGCGATGAAGCCCTACGTTACCCCGCTCTCGGCTTCGCTCGGCCATCTCCAGCAGGCCACGACGTGGCTGATGCAGAACGCGATGGCCAAGCCCGACAATGCCGGCGCCGCCGCGACCGATTACCTGAATCTCTTCGGCTTCGTCGCGCTCGGCTACATGTGGGCGAAGATGGCGAAGGTGACGCAAGCCAAGATTGCCGAGAGCGGGGCGACTCCCTATCTCTCGACCAAGCTCGTCACCGGCCGCTTCTTCATGGAGCGGATGCTGCCGGAGACCGCCGCCAATCTCGCGCGCATCCAGGCCGGCTGCGCCACCATTATGGAACTGCCGGCGGAAGCGTTCTGA